A stretch of Sandaracinaceae bacterium DNA encodes these proteins:
- a CDS encoding tetratricopeptide repeat protein, producing MAQASRVLTFSLCLLCLACGGPATGARHGGQAGQPPEVTAETFHEVERAYWRMEPDDPSRVAWRDALVRHLSRESEDILERGDYDAVVEHLADLAGLLTPADVGEGRVPAEVAPLARWVVERGSPRGDEGRVMGALLLLHAIGEEGSEAEREQVARWGRDARAGIENPLERYGDLIQVWEQHEEIAPAPEVLTTLARLYVEQRDALIGAFGPEGQGSRTPGRLSFQQLRLAPLLVQRAPLDVAAVYLRHGDLERAIEHVERMGDQSGVEQRLLQLLESARENNDRGATSLSELAQGFVRARPNVSEAICRLGIRRFPDDARFPVCLARVALEQSEVGAATAWYAEAVQLAPDDREVYDEALGQLDTMMEEGLFEADVSQSRVIARHALEILEERQRRWPDRAPSVDRSEILLQLGRAEMSAGNVAEARERLEASLAADETREAHVQLGLLLARVGQGDEAARHLRAALDLVQETGAEGAAARAELLEQLGDAQRIAGEQRQAERMYRQSLALWNDLIEQVRGPRRSVVEVRRGVLHSRLGNTEAAMEAFGHAMDAAPSWREPYAAILAHLVVSQPNLELAQQVLRRANYQLTLEPQWKVYFALWVQAIAARAASEPEREVGVLLRELSNGDGWSARLAAYARGELPYGQLVEAADDDGERTEAAFYEGTRRLGAGDVAGARELFQSVLESGMVSFYEYAMAQELLVALPSAEGTVAEQ from the coding sequence ATGGCCCAAGCTTCTCGCGTCCTGACCTTTTCGTTGTGCCTCCTCTGCCTCGCGTGCGGAGGCCCCGCGACCGGGGCGCGGCACGGAGGGCAGGCCGGCCAGCCGCCCGAGGTCACCGCCGAGACCTTTCACGAGGTCGAGCGCGCGTACTGGCGCATGGAGCCCGACGATCCGTCCCGGGTCGCGTGGCGTGACGCGCTCGTCCGCCACCTCTCCCGCGAGTCGGAGGACATCCTCGAGCGAGGCGACTACGACGCGGTGGTCGAGCACCTGGCGGACCTCGCCGGGCTGCTGACGCCGGCCGACGTGGGTGAGGGACGCGTGCCGGCCGAGGTCGCGCCGCTCGCGCGCTGGGTCGTCGAACGCGGCTCACCGCGGGGGGACGAGGGCCGCGTGATGGGGGCGCTGTTGCTGCTCCACGCGATCGGCGAAGAGGGCAGCGAGGCGGAGCGGGAGCAGGTCGCGCGCTGGGGTCGCGACGCGCGCGCCGGCATCGAGAACCCGCTCGAGCGCTACGGCGACCTGATCCAGGTCTGGGAGCAGCACGAGGAGATCGCGCCCGCGCCCGAGGTCCTGACCACGCTCGCCCGCCTCTACGTGGAGCAGCGTGACGCGCTCATCGGCGCCTTCGGTCCCGAGGGCCAGGGCTCGCGCACGCCCGGGCGGCTCAGCTTCCAGCAGCTCCGGCTCGCGCCGCTCCTCGTGCAGCGCGCGCCCCTCGACGTGGCCGCGGTCTATCTGCGGCACGGCGACCTCGAGCGCGCCATCGAGCACGTCGAGCGCATGGGCGATCAGAGCGGCGTGGAGCAGCGCTTGCTCCAGCTCCTCGAGAGCGCGCGTGAGAACAACGATCGCGGCGCGACCTCGCTCTCGGAGCTCGCGCAGGGCTTCGTCCGCGCCCGCCCCAACGTCTCGGAGGCGATCTGTCGCCTCGGCATCCGCCGCTTCCCCGACGACGCCCGCTTCCCGGTCTGCCTCGCGCGCGTGGCGCTCGAGCAGAGCGAGGTCGGCGCGGCGACGGCCTGGTACGCGGAGGCGGTGCAGCTCGCGCCCGACGACCGCGAGGTCTACGACGAGGCGCTCGGGCAGCTCGACACGATGATGGAGGAGGGCCTGTTCGAGGCCGACGTCAGCCAGAGCCGGGTCATCGCCCGCCACGCGCTCGAGATCCTCGAGGAGCGTCAGCGCCGCTGGCCGGACCGCGCGCCTTCGGTGGACCGGAGCGAGATTCTGCTCCAGCTCGGGCGCGCCGAGATGAGCGCGGGCAACGTCGCCGAGGCGCGCGAGCGGCTCGAGGCCAGCCTCGCCGCGGACGAGACGCGAGAGGCGCACGTGCAGCTCGGGCTCCTGCTCGCGCGGGTCGGTCAGGGCGACGAGGCGGCGCGTCACCTGCGGGCGGCGCTCGACCTCGTCCAGGAGACGGGGGCCGAGGGCGCGGCGGCGCGCGCGGAGCTGCTCGAGCAGCTCGGCGACGCGCAGCGCATCGCGGGCGAGCAGCGGCAGGCCGAGCGCATGTACCGCCAGTCCCTCGCGCTCTGGAACGACCTCATCGAGCAGGTCCGCGGCCCGCGCCGATCGGTCGTCGAGGTGCGCCGCGGCGTCCTGCACAGCCGGCTCGGCAACACGGAGGCGGCGATGGAGGCCTTCGGCCACGCCATGGACGCGGCGCCGAGCTGGCGTGAGCCCTACGCGGCCATCCTCGCCCACCTCGTGGTGAGCCAGCCCAACCTCGAGCTCGCCCAGCAGGTGCTGCGGCGCGCGAACTACCAGCTGACCCTCGAGCCGCAGTGGAAGGTCTACTTCGCGCTCTGGGTCCAGGCGATCGCCGCGCGCGCCGCGAGCGAGCCGGAGCGCGAGGTCGGCGTCCTGCTTCGCGAGCTCTCCAACGGCGACGGATGGAGCGCGCGCCTCGCGGCCTACGCGCGCGGCGAGCTGCCCTACGGCCAGCTGGTCGAGGCGGCCGACGACGACGGCGAGCGCACCGAGGCCGCCTTCTACGAGGGCACGCGTCGCCTCGGCGCGGGCGACGTCGCCGGCGCGCGCGAGCTGTTCCAGAGCGTGCTCGAGTCCGGCATGGTCAGCTTCTACGAGTACGCCATGGCGCAAGAGCTCCTCGTCGCGCTGCCGAGCGCCGAGGGCACTGTGGCCGAGCAATAG